The following proteins are encoded in a genomic region of Oreochromis aureus strain Israel breed Guangdong linkage group 8, ZZ_aureus, whole genome shotgun sequence:
- the LOC116327657 gene encoding uncharacterized protein LOC116327657, with product MWCKVLAYVVLLTLIKHVSSSEIQASPNTNATLPCNVTLSAEGDNINQSLIAVSWVKNGSEIASFGKAATQIKEGFSWDNADFVNGDFSLVVLKASLDLQGMYECTISYNFTILHYSNVTFTIVAFPTLSIPHQWVVLETKTQLKCHADGFYPPPVSFSWTKAGEVIQPPYQVEGELTPDGYYRAVGNLTFYPSHEDQNVTFGCKVSHSGHYQELDFQLNITRPSTLGLSVLPTTSKNSPLTLYCDVESFYPEEVSVSWYQNGTTLPDLPVTEQNPDGSYRTRRYYTLSPEQRAQRGKVECAVNQPGLVNPVSNSVYLDKLDPQNEAPVLNNSAKAAVAMMCISIVLVFLLCFGFSWRRRDEKQKSLSVSGIILPPRVIVGQKGRVSLSIEGRRVDRVQTAWFLNDTPIFDTSLAVSEKGPLLLSRGEMGYYKLHTQGPLYSSKNGTQQLISSLTFIPQISVHKGAVFKCQVSYIGKDKIVEERVSEKFTVLSPPEVSEIQLAETQRDKDVISLTVRASHFHPDVITFRWFCQGGELSPVASQASSSPRPNSEGFFSAYSQCKLPCTELEKGAMKVWVSVHHIALKQPITRETRGFIRRPCVSEIVSSTVSQDQTLGCEITDFYPPNISVTWLRFREGEQDDGEEEVIKGGEIWGPIQTEPRLYRATATLKRRATNQEKIDKRGGIICRVRHCSLQDPVEKHWKNADIVAPSIPPSISVCWSSEGVGVFSLLLNGGHPKAKLQWSAGGPTLLPLVSNETEEIGDDGRREMKSVCALEMSTSLPSQTNEPLKRRTNGYAIKTKAAVTDPDIEGIQYIDENVDEENNTIDRDEDSTSDVDEDGEKDGEDDPSALHINKVNLSRAPKENERARLRVCVEITHPALKLPVYRTWTEPNEENSSTA from the exons ATGTGGTGTAAAGTCCTCGCCTATGTTGTCCTCCTGACTCTGATAAAGCATG TGTCTTCGAGTGAAATTCAGGCCAGTCCAAATACAAACGCAACCCTCCCCTGCAACGTGACGCTCTCTGCTGAGGGGGACAACATAAACCAGTCTCTGATCGCAGTCAGCTGGGTTAAAAATGGCTCTGAAATTGCCTCGTTTGGAAAAGCAGCAACACAAATAAAGGAAGGCTTCAGCTGGGACAACGCTGACTTCGTCAATGGGGACTTCTCGCTGGTCGTCCTCAAAGCTAGTCTTGACCTGCAGGGGATGTATGAATGCACCATCAGCTACAACTTTACTATTCTGCACTATAGTAATGTTACATTTACTATCGTCG CATTTCCCACTCTCTCAATTCCTCATCAGTGGGTGGTGCTGGAAACTAAGACCCAGCTTAAATGCCATGCAGACGGTTTCTACCCTCCTCCTGTCTCTTTTTCCTGGACCAAAGCGGGGGAAGTGATTCAACCTCCCTACCAGGTTGAAGGTGAACTGACCCCAGATGGGTACTACAGGGCTGTGGGCAACCTGACGTTCTACCCTTCCCATGAGGACCAGAATGTGACCTTTGGCTGCAAAGTCTCACATAGTGGACACTATCAAGAGCTGGATTTTCAGCTCAATATCACCC GTCCTTCCACTCTTGGGCTTTCTGTCCTGCCGACAACCTCCAAAAACTCTCCTCTCACTCTTTACTGTGACGTGGAGAGTTTCTACCCAGAGGAAGTGTCTGTGTCCTGGTATCAAAATGGCACGACCCTCCCTGACCTGCCTGTCACTGAGCAGAACCCAGATGGGAGTTACAGAACCAGACGCTACTATACTTTAAGCCCCGAGCAGAGGGCGCAGCGTGGCAAGGTGGAGTGTGCCGTGAACCAGCCTGGTTTAGTGAATCCTGTCAGTAACTCAGTATACCTGGACAAGCTGGATCCTCAGA ATGAGGCCCCAGTGCTGAATAACTCGGCCAAAGCAGCCGTGGCTATGATGTGCATCTCTATAGTGCTGGTCTTCCTGCTTTGCTTTGGCTTTTCATGGAGGAGAAGAGATG AGAAACAGAAATCTCTCAGCGTGTCGGGGATCATCCTCCCTCCCCGAGTGATAGTAGGTCAAAAGGGGAGGGTGTCGCTGAGCATTGAAGGCAGGAGGGTGGACCGGGTGCAGACCGCATGGTTCCTCAATGACACCCCTATTTTTGACACCTCACTCGCAG TGTCAGAGAAAGGTCCTCTGCTGCTCTCCAGAGGTGAAATGGGTTACTACAAGCTGCACACTCAGGGGCCGCTGTACTCGTCCAAAAACGGCACTCAACAGCTGATCTCCTCGCTCACCTTCATCCCCCAGATTTCAGTTCACAAGGGTGCTGTGTTTAAGTGCCAGGTGTCCTACATAGGCAAGGACAAGATCGTGGAGGAGAGGGTGTCGGAGAAGTTCACTGTTCTGT CTCCTCCTGAGGTGTCAGAAATACAGCTGGCAGAAACACAAAGGGacaaag ATGTCATCAGCCTGACGGTCCGAGCGTCACATTTCCATCCAGACGTCATCACTTTCCGCTGGTTTTGCCAGGGTGGCGAGCTCAGCCCCGTGGCGTCCCAGGCCTCGTCCTCCCCTCGGCCCAATTCAGAGGGATTCTTTTCAGCCTACAGCCAGTGTAAACTTCCCTGCACTGAACTTGAGAAAGGAGCAATGAAAGTGTGGGTCAGTGTCCACCACATTGCCCTGAAGCAGCCCATCACCCGAGAGACCAGAG GATTCATCAGGAGGCCGTGCGTGTCTGAAATTGTCAGCTCCACCGTTTCCCAAGATCAAACTCTGGGATGTGAAATCACAGATTTCTACCCTCCAAACATTTCAGTGACTTGGCTCAGATTCAGGGAGGGAGAGCAAGatgatggagaggaggaggtgATAAAAGGAGGAGAGATATGGGGCCCCATACAGACTGAACCCAGACTCTACAGGGCGACAGCCACTCTGAAGAGAAGGGCAACAAATCAGGAGAAAATCGACAAAAGAGGAGGGATTATTTGTAGAGTGAGACACTGTTCCCTACAGGATCCTGTTGAGAAACACTGGAAAAATGCTGACATTG TCGCTCCATCCATTCCTCCATCAATCTCAGTCTGCTGGAGCAGCGAAGGCGTTGGTGTGTTTTCCCTCTTGTTGAATGGAGGTCACCCTAAGGCCAAGTTACAGTGGTCAGCAGGAGGACCCACGCTCTTGCCGCTTGTGTCCAATGAGACGGAGGAGATCGGAGATGACGGACGGAGAGAAATGAAAAGCGTGTGCGCCCTAGAGATGTCCACAAGCCTGCCGAGTCAGACAAACGAACCGCTGAAGAGACGAACAAATGGATATGCAATAA AAACAAAAGCGGCAGTCACAGACCCCGACATCGAAGGAATACAATACATCGACGAAAACGTGGACGAGGAGAATAACACCATAGACAGGGACGAGGACTCGACGTCAGACGTGGACGAGGACGGCGAGAAGGACGGAGAGGACGACCCGAGCGCGCTGCACATCAATAAGGTCAACTTGAGCAGGGCTCCCAAAGAAAACGAGAGGGCACGTCTGAGAGTTTGCGTGGAGATCACGCACCCTGCTCTCAAGCTTCCTGTTTACCGGACATGGACAG agccCAATGAGGAGAATTCATCTACTGCATGA